The genomic stretch GCAGTCTCTCCGTGGTTGCAGCAAACCAGTGGGGTGACAATGGGTCGGGGACCTTGGTGTGGCTCCTCAGGAGCAGACGCCGGGAGAAATGGTTGCTCCATCACCAGCCACAGACAGGGCAGAGGGAGTGCATGGGCAAGACCGCAGGGGCACCAGGAAGGCAGGTGCCCTCAGTGGGGCTGCCAAGGTGCGCGGGCAGGGAGGAGGCAAGTCCTCAGTGCCCCGCTGAGGTGCCAGCCCGCAGCCGCTCCAGGACAGCGTTTCAGCGGGGAAAAAAGCTGTGCCTGCGGGGCAGCGAGGCCCGGGCAGCGGGCGCTCCCTGCCTGGGTGCGCAGAGCGGCTGCTCCGGGGCCCAGCCCGGCGGGGAGCGCGGCGCCAGCACGGCGGGGGCTCCCGCACGCCGGGACGTCCGGACGGGGGCGAAACAaagggcagcggcggcggggggagcgggTCCGCCGGGCAGCACCGCGTCGAGCCCCGCGGCGGCACCCGGGGCGGCAGCGCTGCCCtgcccccgcggccccggcagcAACGCCCGGTGCCACATCCCGCTGCCCCGGCTGCCCCGCCCCGTGCCTGCCCAGCCGTGCCGgtgcggcggcggcgctggcgcTGGCGCCCGACCCGTTGCGGCTGGCGGCGGAGACCCCGGCCCGCATCGGAGGTAGCGACgagccgccgcccgccgcgggcCGTTTGCGGGGCGCGGTGGCAGCCCGTCCCGGCGGAACGGGGCGGCGCGCGGCCGGGTGCGCGCCGCTTCGGCGGGGGAGGGCGGGTGGGGAGCGCGGCTGTCCGGGAGCGGGCGGAGCCCGGCGACAGCCAGGCCGCGGGCACCCGGCGCCGCTCCCGGCGGGCGAGGCTCGGCAAGGCTCGCACGGCTCTGCACGGCAGCCCCGCGGAGGGCGACAGCCGCCCCGCCGGTCGCGGAAGGGCGGCGGGGGAgcgcggcggcgccgggcgggccGGCCGCGGGCGCGGCGGACAATGGCAAGGGTAACCCGAGCCCAGCGGGGGCGGGCGGCGACCCGCGCCACCCGCCCCGCTGACCGCCCGCGGGCACCGGGGCCGGGGAGCGGTGCCAGCGGTGCACGGGGGCGGCGCCGCCCGGGTGCCCCGCCGGGGCGCAGGGCCTGGCCGACTCCATTTTGTTGgcgcccgctccgccgccgTTCGCAGGCCCGCGGCCTGCCCGGCATGGGGGGAGGGGGTGAGCGGCGGGGGAGACACTGCGGGGCCGCCCCGTCCCATCCGTGCCCCCTGCCGCCGCCTGCGATGGAGGTGCGGGCGGCGGCCCCGAGGCCGCGGTGCCGGGCGGGGGGATGCGGGGGAGCGGggcaggccgggccgggccggggcgcgCCGCCGGGGGGCAGCACTGAgcgccccctccccacctccccctCCTGACATGGGGGGGCATCGAGGGGGGTGCTCGTGTGGGGGGTGGAAGGGGGGCCAGGCCCGCGCGGGCGCGCGCGCGCTGATTGGCCGCGGCCGCCGAACCCCAAGAGCGGgggcgcgcggggcggggcgcgcgcCCTCGCgggatggcggcggcggcgtcGGGCGCGCGCATgcgggggagggaggaggagggaggcggcggagcggcggcggggcctGGCCGGGCCGGGTCGGCGCGTCTCCCCATCCGCCCGCTCCGGGGGCAGGCGCCGAGCCGCCCGCGGCACCCGCAGGTGAGCGGCGGCCCTGCGGCAGCGCTCAGCACGGCGAGCGGCCCCGGCGCCGGCCGTGCCGAGGCGAGCCGGGGTGGCCGTGCCGCGGCCTGGGGCCTGTAATCCGGCGGtggcggagcggggccggcggaGCCCAACGCGGCCCCCGGGTGCGGCTGCCATTTTGCGGTGCAGGCTGGGCTGACCCCATTGTGCTGTGCCCGCAGGTGGATGCCCGCCGCCCGGCATGGAGCAGGCCTGCGAAGTGAGCCGCCGCAGCTGCCTCGTCCCCTTCGGCACCTCGCTGTCGGCCGCCGAGCCCAAGGGCGGCCCCTTCGGCGAGGCCCGCGGCCCCGAGCCGCCCGCCATGCAGCTGGCGGCCGCCAAGCCCGGCTACGGCCAGGACCCGTCGTCCTGCTACATCCCGCTGCGCCGGCTGCAGGACTTGGCTTCCATGATCAACGCCGAGTACCTCGGCGGTGCCGCCGACGGCGCTGAGGCCCTGCCCGACCCTGGCTCGCCGGGCCCCCGGCTGCCCGCGGCGCAGGACCCTGCGGCCGAGGTGCCCCGCGGGGCCCGGgccttccccctgctcctgcgGGACAGTGGAGAGGAGgcgctggaggaggaggaggagggcgcCGAGACtccggaggaggaggaagaggacgACGACGACTACGACGACGACGACtacgaggaagaggaggaggaggacgacgacgacgaggaggaggaggcggcgaCAGAGCTCGGCCCGCGGAGCCGCGGCCGCTCAGCTTCGCAGCGGGGCCCCGACAGCCGCCCGCAGCCGGCCGAGTCCGTGCCGGACGGCGGCCCCGGGGACCAGCCGGAGTCCTCGGCCGCCCTGCAACTCGTAAGCACCGTCGGGGCGCGGACGGGGGGGCCGTGGCCGCTGCCATTTTGCGGtgcggcagggccgggccggccgcGCTGCCTCCCTCGCCCCGGCACCCCGGAGGATGGGAGCCATCTTACCGAGCGAGGGGAGCCCGCCGGGGCCGGCGCGGGCTGTCACCGCGCTCACCGCGCACCTGTGTCCCGGCGCGGCCGCCCGCGCTCCCCCCACCGCTTTTTCTCCCGTCAGGAATAAGAGGCATCATCCTTCTGCCCAGCGACTCACTGCGGAGTTCGGtggagttttttcccctttgaagggggtttttttgagcgCAGTGCAGatgaggagggcaggagggagcgTTCCCATCTCCTGCCGCTCCGGCTGAACGCTGTCAGAGGCTCTTTGTCTGGCCAGGCCTGAGGTTCCCGAGCTGTGAGACCTTGGCGGTGGCCGGGGAGAGGCCGTGTCATGGCCTGACAGACCTCACGGGCAGCAAACCTTGCCTCTTATTCAGGcggacttttttgtttgtttgttttaattcctCTCTACACTCACAAATTCctttaattataatataattaataagaAGCAGAACTGATGGAACTGTAGTAGGAGTTCTGAAAGGAGCTAGATgcatttagtaatttttttgtgtaCTTTGCTTTTGAATCCAAGTGTAAGAGATGTTTCTCAGTGTAACCTTTTATTTGCAGCCATATATGTATATTTCCTTCAGATTTcggttgtttggggttttccttgtttatttCTTCAATATGTTTTTCAACTTCAAGGTTCCCTGCTGGAGGATACTCTGGACTTAAAGTATTGATGCAGGGTTTGAAGATTAGCTCCTTTGATAGGACTAATACCGAAACCATCTTGCTCTCTAATTTCAGTAGAGCTGCTGATGCCGGACAGATCGTGCTGGTGCGTGCAGTGCTTGGGAGGCAGGATTGTGTTCCTTTGGGAACACTCAGTGTTCTGCTTCGTGCTCTGGGAGGTGGGCAGCCCTTGTCACAGAGTGCCCGTGCAAGGGGCGATTTCAGGAAGATGCTGACAGCAGCTTAATTTGTTTGTGGAGCAGTTTATACTCTTCAGCGTACCTTGGGAAGAATCCCTCGGTCTCTGGTGGTGAGAGTCTACTGTGGGTCTGAGGTTTGAGCATCTCTTCAGCTTTGTTTTGCAGAGGAAAGCGGGGATCTCTCGCAGACATGTGCTCGGTGATGCAGTTGTGGGAGGGTCTCACTTTGTAAACAGAAGCTCGCAGAGGTACTTTCACAACACTTGCCTTTACAACCGTGCTCCACAGAACTGCAGCTGGTAGAGTGACAAAACCGTCCCAGTGACGGGAGCCTGTTATTTGAATATGCAACGAGGGTTGACTTTTCAGTGAAACTGCCTTACCTGTGTGCTGTAGTTAGCCTTGCTGGGTTGTTCTGGTGATTTGAAAGCACAGCTGCATTCctaaaaaatatgcaaagaagaaaagcatttttttggCAGCCTGGGGTTCTGCTTTCCCTAAGTCTTGCATTCTTTCTTCAGTAACTAAATGCATGTTGTCTGAGTGGTCCTTCATTTATCCCCACTGCTTGTGGAATGGGAAAAGACAGGGCCAAGTGCCAAGTTACCTCTGAGGCAATTTAAATCTTTTAATGGTTCAACATGGCATAGTAGCTAGAAATATCCAGGTTTACTCTTCAGGTCATGTATTCATTTAGGTATTTAATGCCAGTCTCATCTGTGTTTGGTAACTggaataattcttttttttttttttttgagaacttGCTAAAACTtgaaacaaaaacccaccccaaaaaaggCATCACGAATCGCTGGGAGTTCTGCACAGCTGTCTGTCATAGCTGGGCTACTCTTAACAGGTATCAGCTATATGCTGCCTGTAGATGGGTCGCCACCTTACAGCGTGACTGTCTCAGAGCTTTCATTTTTGAAGCTCATGGCTCTGAGTGTGCCATTGCTGCTCAAACTTCCTGTTTTGCCAAGAgggaagtgtgtgtgtgtattccCCATGTCTGTGTCTGCCCCTTGTAAGAATTGATGCTTGCCTTTAAAAGGCACAAACTTCAAGAAGGGCCAGAATTTGGTTTAGTCTTAAGTGAGATGCAAAATCCAGCATTTCAGTAATGCCTCTGGGCAGGAGGGGTGGTGGCAGGTATTGTTTTGCACGGGGATTTGTTAATAGCCCTGgcacctgctgctctcagaCATTTCCCCAGACAGGGAAGGTTGCTCAGGCACCATTCAGTTGTAAAGAGAGATGTGCATATTCCGAACTAAAACTATTTTAAGTGCCACCTTAATCTTCCCTTAGGGGTGTCTGAagtttccagcagctcctgacagaTTTTATGTTGTGGAGAAGGAAATTATAGCATCAATTCTTTGGTCTTGTTCTCCAGAGGTGATACAGTGACTGGTGGTAGCTGCTGGCTTGCTGCCTTGTGCCCATGTTGGGCTATGgccatttaaatttaaatgggTGGTTGTTCTTAGATATCTCTGTTCTTTACCATCCTGATGTGAGTTTGTCTGTGGTGCTCTCCTGGCATTTCCAAGTTGCAGAGGCAGCATTATGTACATGAGTCCAGactccagtgctggggaaggtgaAAGTCTGAGTGCCATAGATATTGCTTGAATTTAGATGCTGAGTAATAGGAGCACAGGTGGAGTTGTTTCTTGCAGAAGTCTCGTGTGAAAATTTTGCTCTTCTAATGTAACTTTAGATGCCTTAATACTTCCGTTTGTTGGCTTGTTGATTTTTAGTTAGTACACACGAAGTATGTTTGAATAATTTGATTTGCAGAGTTGAGCGTTTGAGGAAGCAGAGAGTTCTTGGATTCAGGTACATCTGGGCCACTCCTGCTGTGTGTACATTTTGCATTCTCAAGCTGTTTTCTCCATGAGACCCTGGTGGTTTCAGACTTCAGGATGTGCAGAGGCTTGCGTGAAGCTCAGTATTGCTTTCATTATCATTTCCTTGTTGTCCATTCCCACGATGCAGCACTGTGATGTTCGGGTAATGACAGTCAGGAAGTGAGGTACAGGGAAATTCAGAGCCAGATGTTTTACCCCTAAGAATGGCTGCTTCCAAAGGCTGGGTGTGAGGAATGAGTGAGACGTGTGTAAGGCTCCAGGAAGGTTTTTGCTTTACCAGAATCACACTGTTTGCACTGTGATAGAAGTACTGAAGGCCAGCAGAGTCCTCTCTAGAATTAATCCATTATGACCTTGAGTTGTGTTCTAatctgcagctgtgggagggtACTTTCACTATAAAGTGTTGGTGTTGCCTGTGTGAGAGTTACTCTGGTGCTTGGTCTATTAACTGATGTGTCTGGtgccatttctctctctgctaaaaataaaatgaaggaaCTAAAGCCACGTGATCCTCGCTACTCCTgtaaacatttctgaaagaatCTCCTACTACAGGCTGTTGATCTGAGGTGTAACTAACTACTGATAACATTGTATCCCTGAGATACAGTAGATatggcagtggtttgttttaGCAGGGAACATAAATTTCCTTGGTCGATTGACATCGTCCTGGTAGGAGATGAATTCTGTTTGGCTCTCAGTGATTCTTGCAAGCatcatctcctgctctgtgcatctGGAGAGAACGGGGTCTTTGTGTGCTACTGTCCCCATGCCTGTGATCTGGCACGCATCCCCCTTTGCCACTAGGATTTGCGCTGTTTGGAAGATGGtattatttcacagaaaagagCCTGTAGCTGGATCTTGCCTTGCTGTGCAGCCTGATGGCACCCACCAGGCCTTGTACTGAAGGGCATTCCTGTTTCAAGTAGCTCTAAACTCACCTATAAAGGATTTCAGCCATGATGAGTGTCCAGAAGAATGGGAATTGCCACCGTGAGGGCCCTGTCCTTGCCTGTGTTATTGCTTGACCATAAATTTTTAAGGTCCTTAATTATTTCATGCTTTCATGGTGTGGTGATGCTGCATTGCCACTTGGTCATGGTGGAGGTGTCAGTGGGGGGTGTTAGGAGCTGTCATAGCAGGACCTGCAGTGTGTGACGATGTGAGAGCAGCTCATTTCTGAGGGTTTTGAACAGTCTGTAGGATCCAGAGCTCTCCTGCACAGCAGGCTGGATTCTGGAAGGGTTTTATCATAGCATTTGGCTGAGATTGCTCTTCCTCTTCTTGTTttattgtatttgtttttctgattgCTGATTAGGTGTGAAATATCTGTTTGTGAAGGTTGTGTTACAGGAAATGACTTGGTTTCTCTAGAAAATACCTTGTGTGAAATTTGAATGACTGATGCCTTTGTGGTTCATGTTCTGAAGCTGAACCTGTCTGTTTGCAAATAGCAAAACCAGAGGTATTTTCTTGCAGATTGGACAGTTTTGAAAGTGATGTTTTACTGGATGTAATGACAGAAACCTctgtaatttctgctttccaaattTAAAACTTACTTTTAAAACTTGAGCAGGAGAGAAGTTGTTCAAGCAATGTCCTGGTCAATATACTGTTTGCAGTTGTAAGTCTGGCAATAGTAGCAATTAAATTGGCTTTTGCAGGTGTTTTTTTGGGCTGGATGCTGCCTCTCAGACCCTGCTGAATGACTATGTGCTGGGGATTTCTTTTGGGAGAGTGTGTCTCCCACAACTTGAACCTTTTCTCCCTAATGAATCTTAGGTTGTTGAGGGTAGTGATTCAAGTTTTACTGTTACAACTCCTTCTCAAGCCTtggtaaaattaaaatcaatgatAGTGGCTCAGTTTGATGCTATAGCAGTAATCTTTGACTTCAGAGCAGCATATTCTGCATGAAGTCATGGATTTGTTTATTGCCTCTTGCAATGTAGCAGCTTCTTGTTGTACCTTATTACACCCTTGTTTGCAGAAGTGGGGTTAAACTGTGCAGCAATTAttaagtggggttttttaaaaatttccccaaGTTGACTGAACAAATCTGTAGCTCACTCAAGAGGTGTACTCTAAATATGGTCAACAAGCTACTTGAGCCCCAAGAAAAAAGCAGTGTTCTCTGAGATATAATTGAGAtggtattaaaaatatatttgtaactCAAAAATTGGTGTTGTAGATGATGGTCAATTTTCAGTGCAGCTCCTTGGAATatacttctgcttttcttgtcTGTGACAGCCAGCTTATGTATAGtaatttttattgctcttcAATTATTTGCTCTGGCAGTTAGAAAGGCAAGGGGAATAGAAGcatcagaaagaagaaatcagGCAGGGGGTTGTCCTAGGAGTTAAAAAACTCAACAGTTTAGGTGAATGCCACTTTTAATATCTAAAAATGATGACCTATGTTTTGTTCTGTCTGCACAGAGCCATCTGGTGAAGAATGGTAACCTGGGGGAGTTTGTcatggctgcagagctgtggtgcCCTGCTGAGGAAAACTGAGGTGCAAAGTTTGGAGCCCCACTGGTTCAGTCCTGGCTAGGAGCTCAGGCATCGCTTTGGCTGATCTGAGTGGGTGCTCCTGaccccagtgccagggacaggggaggatGCTGCcatgtgctggagcaggtgccAGCTGAAGTGCTCTGTTCTTGTTACATTAGAAATCTGGTTCCAGtgtggctgctcacagcagtgaTTAAATGTGTGACAGAGATAAAGATGGCCTGGCTGTGCATCCATCTCTTTTGTGTCCAAAAGCATTGATGAAGCCCAGAGGAATTTCAGCAGTGTGTCTTGCCTCTACTGAAGGATGGTAAAGCACTTGTTAAAATTGACATGCTGCCTCTTCTTGGTTATCATTTAAATTTATCTCACACGGTTCTTTAGAAAAATGGCTAAGAAGTTGGGAGAAAAGTCACCTTGTGTATCACTTCTTTCCCTCTCAAGGACAGGCTGGTCCTGGCTGGGTGCCTTCCCTGCTGTCTCTAGCACAACCAGAGCAGAAGGGTTGTGCTGAGTTGTCCCAACTCATTGCCTGCACTGGTTGTATCCTTGGCAGTGATGGAGCTGCACAATCCACAGGTGGattctgtgcttttccagcagcatccctgctgtctctgtggggctgaggtgctgctggggttCTGGGTGAAGAGCAAGGCTGCAGGTGGAAGGGACACCACACGAGTGGCATTAGGAAGGGGAGTGTTTTGGGAGCACTGTTGGTGGCTGAatcacagggaaagggcagcaCATCTCTAGTCCTGGAGCCTTCCCCTCTGTttttccatcctcctcctcatggAGTAGGCCACTGGGGTAGGAAGGGTTGGCAAGAAAAGCTTTGAGTGAGTTCTTGGTAGGGAACTTGTTCTGTTGGTCACGTGCAGTAATTGGgacagctgtgggtgctgctggagatagcacatcccactgctgggctcttcaggaaaaaacagctttacAGTAAAATAATTATACAATAAAATAGCAGAGTAATTTGTTTTAACTTCAGACACTCATCAGAAATAATGCACTGGGGTCTCCCTTTATGTTTTCAGGCATTGACTTTTGCATGTGAGACACCAGAAGTGTTGAGTTGGGTGGAGCAATTCCAGTGTTGCATCCAAGCCAGAGGATGGAATGCCTTTTGGTGTGGTATTCTTTAGGAAAAAGTGAACAGCTAATTTCCTGCACAGTAGTATCTCAGCACACTGGAAACTGCcactttatttttcagctcctgtagtgcctgcagtgctgagtGTGCAGAGAGGCTCTCACCCTCAGCCCTGCTTGAAGCTTCCATGTTCCACTTGTTTTGGAGGAGTGTGTTCATGGCTTTCCCCTCCCATTGTTGATGGAAAGATAGAAACCTGCTGTTGCCTCACAAgaagggtgaggagcagagtgATTATCACCCTTTTAATAGTTCCTCCCCTTGCCCTGATGTTACCTTGTTGTTTAGTTTTCCCCAAGCACCTGTTCAGACTTCCTATTGTTCTGGCTAATGTGGTGACTGCCCGCAGATTTCTAAATAACAGCAGTAAAACAAGTCAGGTTCCTCTTGGTTCTAGTTGGCAGTCCTCTCACAGTGTGCTCACCATGTTTAGGAAGCTGGATTCATCACAGAAAGGCTTGGAAGCCTCTTGGAAACATAAGTTTGTAGTACCTGGTGCCTGAAGCATGAACCTTCCTGTGGTCATGGCTTTGAGTGTGgatgtaaagaaataaataagcatCAGATaaatttattgccctcttagTGTTccaaaattctgatttcagtTTTAGTAGGACTTCAGAAGAAGCAGTCAAAGTTTTAAGTGCATATTCAAACTTAATTTTGTATGAAtagaaattttgtttcttttggaaaaatggTGTTGTTGGGTAGGGGGACTTATGTGCTGAATGCCACCTCATTTTCAGGAGGTTATGATTTTGTGTAAGAAGCATCTTTTTATTTGGACTAGCAAGGTGGGATTATCCCTTCTTTCCTGTGGGTAAATAAAAacttctgcagaaaatgagatttgtaAGCCCCCCCCTTAAATGTTTGTTGCTTTTAAAGAATCCCATGAACTTAAACCCAAACAACATAAACAACCAAACCAAGCAACAAGCcagttaattttatttaaatcaacCCAAATTCACACTTTCTAACTGTTGAGGTTTTAGTACAGTATTCACTCTTTGCATTGTACATGTTGTTCTCTAGTTCTGCTTCATTCTGGTTACAGCTTAAGCTGTAATGAATAgaacatacatatataaattaGAATAGCCAAGTTTCATTTTGCACAGTTTGaatctgtttttcatttcatggaTTTAGAAACTTTATGTCTGAAAAATGGATCCTGTGTCTATCCAATGTCTTACTTGTGAGCAATTTGATAAGACATAGAGGAGCACAAAAGTAAGGctgaaaagggggaaaatctgATGACCTGGTTtcagtttgtggtttttttgtttgttctctgACATAAGAAGATATTTGTGGGTAATTGTTCTTTGTGAGAATTTGCAAAGTTTTGGTAATGCCAGCGGTTCCTCGCTCGCTGAAACAATTAGTGCTGATTTAAAGAGCCAGATTTAAAGAGAATGTGGTTTATCATTTAAAATGTGTGCAGATAAGCAAGTATGAGAGTCTGTCCTCTGCTTGAGGCTCCTGGAAGTGGTCTGAAGTCTTCTGTGTGTTAGTGGATTTCTCTCCATTGGGGATCTGGATGAGATCACACCCCTTCTCTCCCAtgtcctcctcctgcctccctcaaACCTTGCTGTCAGGTGCATTTCTGGTAGTTGGGATGCTGAAGTGCCAAAGCTTTCTCATGCACTGCTCTTCCATCCAATCCCTCAGGAAAACTATCTCCTCAGAGTGAAACAGGGATGCTGTTACCCAGTTATCTTGGAAACTGGAACTTTGTGTTCTCTCCTCAGTACATTCTTTATTTAATATCTGTATGTGGATAACTCCTGAACTTGATAGAAATGCTTCAGGATGTAGGAATTACTCAAAGTAGTCCAATCTGCTCTCTTAATTTAAACTTTCAGGATGGTTCATACGGACCCTGAAAAACTTCAGTACCCTGGAAGATGGTAGCAAAAACTGgccaaagacagaaaattacCTGCAGGCATGTTGATAACAGAAGTTTGATCTGTATCATCatttctggtgggttttttttttgctagtgaATATTTGATTAGTGAGTATTTAAGACTTCTGGATGATAATGATCCCAGATAAGAGGCAGTGTCATTCTCAGACATGAATGTAGGTCAGACGCCTGTTTGCTTTTTGCGGCAGTGCTGAAGCTGAAGAAGATGGGAGCAGTTGGGATGAAGAGCATGCCCCCAggtccccagcagcacaggctgtccaTGGGCTTCCAGCAGgcttcttctgctgctctggtaGATTTGAAGCTTGCCATAAAATGCCAGTGTGATTATTACTCTGGTTTCTTCAGATAAGCCATTGCGTGCCGTGGTTTGGGTGGGGGTTTTGTCCATGTGGGCTCCAGTTGGGCCTGCCCCTTTCCCTGTGCAGGGATTGATTCCTGCAAGTTTTGTCACAGGGAGTGCAGAGTCAGCATTGCAGCCTCTCTGTAAAGGCTTAAAGCTCCTGTGCTTGGTAATGGTACTTGGTATGGAGGAAGCTTCGGTGATCTCTGCTTgctttgtttcaaatatttcttaagCTATCAAGCGTATACAATTTAATTATCTCTCAATTTtcgtggttttttttaattgatttggttttgattttagaaaatgttctttaaaacacaaatcTTTGCTAATGAGATTTATTATTTCTAGCTTCCATCACAAGCAGTTACtaattttgctttgttgttgttcttaGTCTCCTCCTTTTTACCTTTCCATGCAGCATTCCCAAGCAAAGGTTATTTCCCAgttcctctcttttcttctctctgtgtctGTTCATTTCTCAGTGCAGGAGTGTTGGGGCTGAGTGAAGTAATGAACCATGGATCACTCAGACTTCTTTCCATTCTCCCTTCATTAAGAGCAGTGCAGAGGTGGGAGTTGACCTTTTAACTGTCTGTCAGCAGCAGTCACTGTATGGGAATTGCATCCATTGCTGCTTGGTTTCTATGACCAGATTTAAAGGATCTGGATcccctgggacaggagctgtATGGACAGCTCAGTGCTGAGGTTGAAACTGCTCTGCTTTGTATTAAACTCTGCTAACTCAGTGAGGTTGTGCTGTAGCTGAAGGGAAGTTCCATCTCCTGAAGACTCTTGGGGTAGCTTTA from Camarhynchus parvulus chromosome 13, STF_HiC, whole genome shotgun sequence encodes the following:
- the LOC115908855 gene encoding basic proline-rich protein-like, which gives rise to MPPHVRRGRWGGGAQCCPPAARPGPARPAPLPRIPPPGTAASGPPPAPPSQAAAGGTDGTGRPRSVSPAAHPLPPCRAGRGPANGGGAGANKMESARPCAPAGHPGGAAPVHRWHRSPAPVPAGGQRGGWRGSPPAPAGLGLPLPLSAAPAAGPPGAAALPRRPSATGGAAVALRGAAVQSRASLAEPRPPGAAPGARGLAVAGLRPLPDSRAPHPPSPAEAARTRPRAAPFRRDGLPPRPANGPRRAAARRYLRCGPGSPPPAATGRAPAPAPPPHRHGWAGTGRGSRGSGMWHRALLPGPRGQGSAAAPGAAAGLDAVLPGGPAPPAAAALCFAPVRTSRRAGAPAVLAPRSPPGWAPEQPLCAPRQGAPAARASLPRRHSFFPR